One part of the Sorangiineae bacterium MSr11954 genome encodes these proteins:
- a CDS encoding LD-carboxypeptidase has translation MGFTFPVSPARGDLIAVVAPATGVDRKRFEPGLAWLCEHYRIRMLPSIFDENGYLAGSDARRRDELASAMIDPDVRAIFPARAGYGSMRIIDQLPWDEFEKDPKWIVGFSDITVLHVEATARRIASLHGPVVTTLSSMSAHARGGFRELLEGRERHLCFPHLEPITPGTAEGVLVGGNLSLLVVMAAGGRLNLPEGCILALEDTTEHPYRVDRMLTSLRLGGHLARAAGIVLGDWVNCQPDGDGVTVMETLASCLSDLRVPVYAGATFGHGAMNTPFVLGGDVVLGDGQLVAKVTRGE, from the coding sequence ATGGGGTTCACCTTTCCCGTATCACCTGCGCGCGGCGACTTGATCGCCGTCGTGGCGCCCGCGACGGGGGTCGACCGCAAGCGGTTCGAGCCGGGCCTCGCGTGGTTGTGCGAGCACTACCGCATCCGCATGCTGCCATCCATCTTCGACGAGAATGGCTATTTGGCCGGGAGCGATGCGCGCCGCCGCGACGAATTGGCGTCGGCCATGATCGATCCCGACGTGCGCGCGATCTTCCCCGCGCGCGCGGGCTACGGTTCGATGCGCATCATCGACCAACTGCCCTGGGACGAATTCGAAAAGGATCCCAAATGGATCGTCGGCTTCAGCGATATCACCGTGCTGCACGTGGAGGCCACCGCGCGCCGGATTGCCTCGCTGCATGGTCCGGTGGTGACCACGCTGTCGTCGATGTCAGCGCACGCGCGGGGCGGCTTTCGTGAGCTGCTCGAGGGGCGCGAGCGGCACCTTTGCTTTCCGCACCTCGAGCCCATCACCCCCGGCACGGCCGAGGGCGTTCTGGTGGGGGGCAACCTCTCGCTCCTGGTGGTCATGGCCGCGGGCGGCCGGCTGAATCTCCCGGAGGGCTGTATTCTGGCGCTCGAAGACACCACCGAGCACCCGTACCGGGTCGATCGCATGCTGACGTCACTTCGATTGGGCGGGCACCTCGCCCGCGCCGCCGGGATCGTTCTGGGCGATTGGGTCAATTGCCAGCCCGACGGCGATGGAGTGACGGTGATGGAGACGCTGGCGAGCTGTTTGAGCGATCTTCGCGTCCCCGTTTACGCGGGCGCCACGTTTGGACATGGCGCGATGAATACGCCTTTCGTCCTGGGCGGCGACGTGGTGCTCGGCGATGGTCAGCTGGTGGCCAAGGTCACGCGAGGCGAGTGA
- a CDS encoding serine/threonine protein kinase, with protein MQLPLALERYTLFRELASGGMATVYLARIHGAAGFGRTVAIKRLHPHLASDEELVTSFVDEARLAACIHHPNVVPTLDVVARDGELFLVLEYVTGESLAGLLRASAKLGETIPVPISLFIATGMLNGLHAAHEAKDEKGDPIHLVHRDVSPQNIIVGIDGIARVLDFGIAKAANRLSQSTNGGVLKGKIPYMASEQLVGVVTRQTDIYSAGVVLWEMLTGRGLFRGENGLQLMNSIMWGEVAPPSSINPKVPPEVDWITMKALARNPRDRFATAHQMAEAIDALDVASSLKVAEWVQTIGASVLAVRSKLVSEVESVAAEADHPRILAWLP; from the coding sequence ATGCAGCTTCCTCTCGCGCTGGAGCGGTACACACTTTTTCGCGAGCTCGCCTCGGGCGGAATGGCGACGGTGTATCTTGCACGCATCCATGGCGCAGCTGGATTCGGTCGCACAGTGGCCATCAAGCGCCTTCATCCACACCTGGCGAGCGACGAGGAGCTGGTCACGAGCTTCGTGGACGAGGCCCGTTTGGCCGCTTGCATCCACCACCCCAACGTGGTGCCCACCCTCGACGTGGTGGCCAGGGATGGCGAGCTCTTTCTGGTCCTGGAGTACGTGACGGGCGAGTCGCTCGCGGGGCTGCTCCGCGCCTCGGCCAAGTTGGGTGAGACGATACCGGTTCCCATAAGCCTCTTCATCGCCACCGGTATGTTGAATGGATTGCACGCCGCCCACGAGGCAAAGGACGAAAAGGGCGATCCCATTCACCTCGTGCACCGCGACGTGTCGCCGCAAAACATCATCGTCGGCATCGACGGGATCGCGCGCGTCCTCGATTTCGGGATTGCCAAGGCCGCAAATCGCTTGTCGCAATCCACCAATGGCGGCGTGCTCAAAGGCAAGATCCCGTACATGGCCTCGGAGCAGCTGGTCGGGGTGGTCACCCGGCAAACCGATATTTACTCGGCGGGCGTCGTTCTCTGGGAGATGCTGACGGGGAGGGGGCTCTTTCGCGGCGAGAACGGGCTGCAGTTGATGAACTCCATCATGTGGGGCGAGGTTGCCCCTCCGAGCAGCATCAACCCCAAGGTGCCGCCCGAGGTGGATTGGATCACGATGAAGGCCCTCGCGCGCAACCCGCGCGATCGGTTCGCGACCGCCCATCAAATGGCCGAGGCCATCGACGCGCTCGACGTCGCGTCCTCGTTGAAGGTGGCGGAGTGGGTCCAAACCATCGGCGCATCCGTGCTCGCCGTTCGGAGCAAGTTGGTCTCCGAGGTCGAGAGCGTTGCCGCCGAGGCGGACCATCCGCGGATCTTGGCCTGGTTGCCCTGA
- a CDS encoding AraC family transcriptional regulator, with amino-acid sequence MGAPLRFTVYYGERRFLLLASRLVMEPRTPYRRIAPTLLLACKEPFWLECGEDITLSTRAALIAPNTWRRRLVAVDSDLAVFELPLHSIRATKPAQSLDIESFLSLMPALERALGGSLPCAGLDALFEAAVRAIAGQVPALRGGTSGALPAIDPRIERALKLLDELPFDEARLTGLANQLALSPSRFRHLFKEVTGDTVGHYARWAAVWRAVSLWSQGQALSDIVRQVGFPDLAHLDHAFNELFGVNPASVLSPENVTLIHCP; translated from the coding sequence ATGGGCGCGCCGCTCCGATTCACCGTTTATTACGGAGAGCGTCGCTTTCTGCTGCTGGCATCGCGACTCGTGATGGAGCCGCGCACCCCATATCGACGAATCGCCCCGACCTTGCTCCTGGCGTGCAAGGAGCCATTTTGGCTCGAGTGCGGCGAAGACATCACCCTCTCGACCCGCGCGGCGTTGATCGCCCCCAACACATGGCGGCGGCGCCTGGTGGCCGTAGACAGCGATTTGGCGGTATTCGAATTACCGCTTCATTCGATTCGCGCCACCAAGCCGGCGCAGTCGCTCGACATCGAATCATTTCTATCGTTGATGCCCGCGCTGGAGCGCGCCCTCGGCGGCTCCTTGCCGTGCGCAGGGCTCGATGCGCTCTTCGAGGCGGCGGTGCGCGCGATCGCAGGCCAAGTCCCCGCGCTCCGCGGCGGCACCTCCGGAGCGCTCCCGGCCATCGATCCACGCATCGAACGGGCGTTGAAGCTGCTCGACGAATTGCCATTCGACGAAGCGCGATTGACCGGCTTGGCGAACCAGCTCGCCTTGTCGCCTTCGCGCTTTCGTCATCTCTTCAAGGAGGTCACCGGCGACACCGTGGGCCACTACGCGCGCTGGGCAGCCGTATGGCGAGCGGTCTCGCTTTGGTCGCAGGGGCAGGCGCTATCGGACATCGTGCGCCAAGTCGGCTTCCCGGATCTGGCGCACCTCGATCATGCGTTCAACGAGCTTTTCGGGGTGAACCCGGCATCGGTGCTCAGCCCTGAAAATGTCACCTTGATCCACTGCCCTTGA
- a CDS encoding GNAT family N-acetyltransferase, whose protein sequence is MTRPSLSDHQNVSLRDVDERDLDIFFEHQRDPEATRVADFPARERDAFMTHWKEKVLVDPTSLVQTIVAGGEVAGNVVSWVGSGQRMVGYWIGRDYWGRGIASAGLALFLRHVARMRPLYAEVFPGNLGSIRVLEKCGFRRLPRQDATNATNRNAAKATEGADALFTKDTESAKTASRTTSTTSTTSTTSTTREEPEGLLFVLDA, encoded by the coding sequence ATGACGCGCCCCAGCCTCTCAGACCACCAAAACGTCTCGCTTCGCGATGTCGACGAACGGGATCTCGACATCTTCTTCGAACACCAGCGCGATCCGGAGGCGACGCGGGTGGCGGACTTTCCCGCGCGCGAGCGCGACGCGTTCATGACCCACTGGAAGGAGAAGGTCCTCGTCGACCCCACGAGCCTCGTGCAGACGATCGTCGCCGGGGGCGAGGTGGCCGGAAATGTCGTGAGCTGGGTCGGGTCGGGCCAGCGCATGGTCGGCTATTGGATCGGCCGCGATTACTGGGGCCGGGGCATCGCCAGCGCGGGGCTGGCGCTTTTCCTCCGTCATGTCGCCCGGATGCGCCCCCTCTACGCCGAGGTCTTCCCTGGCAACCTCGGCTCCATCCGCGTCCTGGAGAAGTGCGGGTTCCGGCGGCTGCCCCGGCAAGACGCGACGAACGCGACGAACCGGAACGCTGCGAAAGCCACGGAAGGTGCCGATGCGCTCTTCACGAAGGACACCGAAAGCGCGAAAACCGCGAGCCGCACGACCAGCACCACCAGCACCACCAGCACCACCAGCACCACCAGAGAAGAGCCCGAAGGACTCCTCTTCGTTCTCGATGCTTAA
- a CDS encoding serine/threonine protein kinase, translated as MLSEGELFLGKYRVERLIGKGGMGAVYAAVDVDLARKVAIKVLLPHVASSREAAMRFINEGRAAARIEGNNIARVFSAGTTPSGLPYMILELLEGLDLEAHLEERVRFEVDEAVDIVLEALQAVEEAHHHGIVHRDLKPANLFLHRGSNGAEIVKVLDFGISKACQPLSEVDEERELTVTKMLLGTPFYMSPEQLLDSKKVDRRTDIWALGVILYELLAGVPPFGGDSLQQIFTAILHEPLTPLAQHRSGVPEALEAILVRCLERNLEQRLASAAELGRLLAPFGSRASGTFGSERHVVRPPAEGRPATLTVMSSYPQHMPKAPPVPWVHPAFAPAQAGIATLAPAPSPREQTNAAWVDSTAQYPATTARTRRRSILPWILALQSVLIVVGCLIGVTLARTKDAPRPVTANRTAPASAPAPAPAPAPAPAPIARTVDSLPDAGADSGKVAVQP; from the coding sequence ATGTTGTCCGAAGGGGAGCTCTTCCTCGGGAAGTATCGCGTCGAGAGGCTGATCGGCAAAGGCGGAATGGGCGCTGTTTACGCCGCCGTCGACGTCGACCTGGCACGTAAGGTTGCCATCAAGGTGCTTCTCCCGCATGTGGCCAGCTCGCGCGAGGCGGCGATGCGCTTCATCAACGAAGGCCGCGCGGCTGCACGCATCGAGGGCAACAACATAGCGCGCGTATTCTCCGCGGGGACCACACCGAGCGGGCTGCCCTACATGATCCTGGAGCTGCTCGAAGGCTTGGATCTCGAGGCCCACCTCGAGGAGCGCGTGCGGTTCGAGGTGGACGAGGCGGTCGACATCGTCCTGGAGGCGCTGCAGGCGGTCGAAGAAGCCCATCACCATGGCATCGTGCACCGCGATCTGAAGCCCGCGAACCTGTTTCTGCACCGCGGAAGCAACGGCGCCGAGATCGTCAAAGTGCTCGACTTCGGGATTTCGAAGGCGTGCCAACCTTTGAGCGAGGTGGACGAAGAGCGCGAGCTCACGGTCACCAAGATGCTCCTGGGCACTCCGTTCTACATGTCGCCCGAGCAGCTGCTCGACTCGAAGAAGGTGGATCGCCGCACCGACATCTGGGCACTCGGCGTGATTCTCTATGAGTTGCTCGCAGGGGTACCTCCCTTCGGCGGCGACTCATTGCAACAAATATTCACAGCCATCTTGCACGAGCCGCTGACCCCGCTCGCGCAGCATCGTTCGGGCGTTCCCGAGGCGCTGGAAGCCATCCTGGTGCGCTGCTTGGAGCGCAATCTCGAGCAGCGCCTCGCCAGCGCCGCGGAGCTCGGGCGCCTTCTCGCCCCCTTCGGCTCCCGCGCCAGCGGCACGTTTGGCTCCGAGCGGCATGTGGTGCGACCACCTGCGGAAGGTCGACCTGCCACCCTCACGGTGATGTCGTCGTACCCCCAGCACATGCCCAAGGCGCCGCCGGTCCCTTGGGTGCACCCGGCCTTTGCCCCCGCGCAGGCGGGCATCGCGACCCTGGCACCGGCGCCGTCGCCCCGCGAGCAAACGAACGCCGCCTGGGTCGACAGCACCGCACAATACCCTGCCACCACGGCGCGCACCCGCAGGCGCTCGATCCTTCCCTGGATCTTGGCGCTCCAGAGCGTGCTGATCGTCGTGGGCTGCCTCATTGGCGTCACCCTGGCGCGCACCAAGGACGCACCGCGACCGGTCACAGCGAACCGCACGGCACCCGCATCTGCTCCTGCTCCCGCGCCTGCACCTGCACCTGCTCCTGCTCCGATTGCGCGAACCGTGGATTCGCTGCCCGATGCAGGAGCAGACTCCGGCAAGGTGGCCGTGCAGCCGTAA
- a CDS encoding SDR family NAD(P)-dependent oxidoreductase, producing MTIDELRRVAVVTGTSRGLGYAIAKLLAARANMHVVATSTELESGRRAIARLAGEGLPITHHLLDVTDPASVAALGHHVRERFGRIDVLVNNAAVFPTFLEPEEGSVLTARPETVLSTFNVNAVGALRLAQTFVPLMREQGHGRVVNVSSEVASLAVLPEDEYPLSPSYRISKVGMNALTRLLARELRGTDVLVNTYSPGWMRTDMGGPDAPFSAEEGAETAFYLATLPRGGPQGGFFAEMRKFGGPIALPW from the coding sequence ATGACAATCGACGAACTACGACGTGTGGCCGTCGTCACGGGCACGAGCCGTGGCCTCGGATACGCCATCGCCAAGCTGCTGGCCGCGCGCGCGAACATGCACGTGGTGGCGACCAGCACGGAGCTCGAGTCCGGACGGCGCGCGATCGCCCGGCTGGCCGGCGAGGGGCTCCCGATCACGCACCACCTGCTCGACGTCACCGATCCTGCCAGCGTCGCCGCGCTCGGGCATCACGTGCGCGAGCGATTCGGCCGAATCGATGTTCTCGTAAATAACGCCGCGGTGTTCCCCACGTTCCTCGAGCCCGAGGAGGGCAGCGTGCTCACCGCCCGCCCCGAGACCGTTTTGAGCACATTCAATGTCAACGCGGTGGGCGCGCTGCGCCTCGCGCAGACGTTCGTCCCGCTCATGCGCGAGCAGGGTCACGGCCGCGTGGTGAACGTCTCGAGCGAGGTCGCCTCGTTGGCGGTGCTGCCCGAGGACGAATACCCACTATCGCCCTCGTACCGCATCTCCAAAGTCGGAATGAACGCCCTCACCCGGCTGCTCGCGCGCGAGCTTCGAGGCACTGACGTCTTGGTCAACACCTACTCGCCGGGCTGGATGCGAACGGACATGGGGGGCCCCGACGCTCCCTTCTCCGCCGAGGAGGGCGCCGAGACGGCCTTTTACCTCGCCACCTTGCCCCGCGGCGGGCCCCAAGGCGGCTTCTTCGCCGAGATGCGCAAATTCGGCGGGCCCATCGCGTTACCGTGGTGA
- a CDS encoding LysR family transcriptional regulator, giving the protein MPRPKLVKVDWDDLRIALAVLRHGSLSAAARAMGTTQPTVSRRLDAFERHIGIELFERGKEGLAPTPLATALFENLQRMDEGALAIERRIAARDTGLQGAITVTSLDWLGDYVVAPMLARFSASHRLVVCELINDARVFNLSRRDADVAFRFGAFDQEDLVVRKLAEAAYGLYASPEYLERHGRPNFERGCPGHAIILLHEAAGRVCYGEWLKTLAREARVILRTNGLQSHLAAVEAGDAMAALPRAVADRRPALRRIETPLAEPVQPIRMGVHPDLRDTPRIRAFIDFAARELKVRAPELNPV; this is encoded by the coding sequence ATGCCTCGCCCGAAGCTCGTCAAGGTGGATTGGGACGACCTGCGCATCGCGCTCGCCGTGCTCCGGCATGGATCGCTGAGCGCCGCCGCGCGCGCCATGGGCACCACGCAGCCGACGGTGAGCCGCCGGCTCGATGCCTTCGAGCGCCACATCGGCATCGAGCTCTTCGAGCGCGGAAAAGAAGGGCTCGCGCCGACCCCGCTGGCCACCGCTTTGTTCGAGAACCTCCAGCGCATGGACGAGGGAGCGCTCGCCATCGAACGGCGGATCGCGGCCCGCGACACCGGCCTTCAAGGGGCCATCACCGTGACGAGCCTCGATTGGCTCGGTGACTACGTGGTCGCGCCCATGCTGGCGCGGTTCAGCGCGTCCCACCGGCTGGTGGTGTGCGAGCTCATCAACGACGCGCGCGTCTTCAACTTATCGCGCCGCGACGCCGACGTGGCCTTTCGCTTCGGGGCCTTCGATCAAGAAGATCTGGTGGTGCGCAAGCTCGCCGAGGCCGCATATGGGCTCTATGCATCCCCCGAATACCTCGAACGGCATGGGCGGCCGAACTTCGAGAGAGGGTGCCCCGGCCATGCGATTATCCTCCTGCACGAGGCGGCGGGCCGGGTTTGCTACGGTGAGTGGTTGAAGACGCTCGCCCGGGAGGCGCGGGTGATCCTGCGCACGAATGGCCTCCAGTCGCACCTCGCGGCCGTCGAGGCGGGCGATGCGATGGCCGCCTTGCCGCGCGCGGTGGCGGATCGAAGACCGGCCCTCCGCCGCATCGAAACTCCGCTGGCCGAGCCGGTGCAACCGATCCGCATGGGCGTTCACCCCGATCTGCGCGACACGCCGCGCATCCGTGCCTTCATCGACTTTGCTGCGCGCGAGCTCAAGGTGCGCGCGCCCGAGCTCAATCCGGTTTGA
- a CDS encoding MFS transporter, with the protein MLQSPTAFAARSPARPGLTLLLLAFAHLIISLDYTIVFVALPEIGRGLGFSAQTQQWVISAYVVPYGGLLLLGGRASDRLGRRRMFILGLFLYALASLMGGLATVPAVLIAARALQGVGGAFLFPATLSLVNTTFAEGADRNRALSTWGGAGAGGLVLGSLLGGVLTETFGWKAVFYVNVPLAGIGILLAFTLIAADEALTKGRRFDFPGALTATTGTTLFVFALVQGPESGWTSMAVLGSGTVAVLLLVAFVIIEARSRDPLMALRLFANRNSSTGVIVTFLFTATFSSLAYFLTVFLQNVHGNSALQAGLAFIVPCAVIFVGSTVGGPMATRLGIRTTLISGLLLGVAGTLLLGRAMSPNGSYMALVPGLVILSLGQGIVFTTMFAAAATGVSEEDQGIASGIASTGQQIGTAMGLAVLVPIANAGTAHLSGEALRVASADRLRTVVYVIAAGIAAMIVVALNFRTAVERG; encoded by the coding sequence ATGCTCCAATCTCCCACCGCGTTCGCGGCGCGCTCGCCCGCCCGGCCAGGGCTGACCCTGCTCCTCTTGGCCTTTGCGCACCTGATCATCTCCCTCGATTACACCATCGTTTTCGTAGCCCTCCCCGAGATCGGCCGAGGCCTCGGCTTCTCCGCCCAGACGCAGCAATGGGTCATCAGCGCCTATGTGGTGCCCTACGGCGGCCTCTTGCTCCTGGGCGGCCGCGCGTCCGATCGGCTGGGGCGCCGCCGAATGTTTATCCTTGGTCTATTTTTGTATGCCCTGGCATCCCTGATGGGCGGCCTGGCCACGGTCCCGGCGGTGCTCATCGCCGCCCGCGCGCTGCAGGGGGTGGGCGGAGCGTTCCTCTTCCCGGCCACCCTCTCCTTGGTCAACACCACCTTCGCCGAGGGCGCCGATCGAAACCGCGCGCTCTCGACCTGGGGAGGCGCCGGCGCCGGCGGGCTGGTGCTGGGCTCCCTCCTCGGGGGCGTGCTGACGGAGACCTTCGGCTGGAAGGCGGTCTTCTATGTGAATGTTCCACTGGCCGGCATCGGCATCCTGCTCGCATTTACCTTGATCGCCGCAGACGAAGCGCTCACCAAAGGCCGCCGCTTCGACTTCCCGGGCGCGCTGACCGCCACCACCGGCACCACCTTGTTCGTCTTTGCGCTCGTTCAGGGCCCGGAGTCGGGCTGGACGTCGATGGCGGTGCTCGGCAGCGGCACCGTCGCCGTTCTTCTTCTGGTGGCATTCGTGATCATCGAGGCGCGCAGCCGCGATCCGCTGATGGCGTTGCGTCTCTTTGCCAATCGCAACTCGAGCACTGGCGTCATCGTCACATTTCTATTCACGGCCACGTTCTCCTCCCTGGCCTACTTTCTCACGGTCTTCCTTCAAAACGTGCACGGCAACAGCGCATTGCAGGCGGGCCTTGCGTTCATCGTCCCCTGCGCGGTCATCTTCGTAGGCTCCACCGTGGGCGGCCCCATGGCCACCCGTTTGGGCATCCGCACCACCTTGATCTCCGGGCTCCTTTTGGGCGTCGCCGGCACGCTCCTCCTCGGCCGCGCGATGTCTCCCAACGGCAGCTACATGGCCCTGGTCCCAGGGCTGGTCATTCTCAGCCTGGGGCAAGGCATCGTCTTCACCACCATGTTCGCGGCCGCCGCCACCGGCGTCTCCGAAGAGGACCAAGGAATCGCCTCCGGCATCGCCTCCACGGGCCAACAAATAGGCACCGCCATGGGCCTCGCCGTTCTCGTCCCCATCGCCAACGCGGGAACCGCACACCTCTCCGGCGAAGCGCTCCGCGTGGCGTCCGCCGATCGGCTGCGCACGGTCGTTTACGTGATCGCTGCCGGCATCGCCGCGATGATCGTCGTGGCGTTGAATTTTCGAACCGCCGTGGAACGGGGGTGA
- a CDS encoding type VI secretion system baseplate subunit TssK, producing MTPFPMKPHWPRRFQLHVAHLEARDAYAENLVAYWLQSLHPHGHGIVEMALDDEELGRGELVFRRLKAIFPSGILVDQTGMVPLERNASTMFPETGSMLPVFVGIPKVGLGSNVSAGDGLVRSVRYIETGEGTMRPQPEILFGGEPMDRFEVLFVGHLQRIGNRLRFDPAMFPTILRIRAAAELDRALTRFIASLERRRDELRNDRGNHPLDRDSLGTPEAREPMELGLLLREHLPLLTDCAREDAHPRELYELLNAFYGALRIFGAKEERPRYSHTKLSEIFPWFFRRIQTIVEEAARDETTRLEFVRVDPVTFDLSFQSDDLVGKRPFLVADRAPEHYLRGEVPRLLKMAGPTEIGRLKASAVRGVAIVEEFEPPGVLATRRDVVVYRIHVRDPLWLDIEDRKRVLLFLPGAPPGVRFFLYGVKRAF from the coding sequence ATGACGCCTTTTCCGATGAAGCCCCACTGGCCCCGAAGGTTCCAGCTCCACGTGGCCCACCTGGAGGCGCGCGACGCTTACGCCGAAAACCTGGTCGCATATTGGCTGCAATCGCTGCACCCTCACGGCCACGGCATCGTCGAAATGGCGCTCGACGACGAAGAGCTCGGCCGCGGCGAGCTCGTTTTCCGACGGCTAAAGGCCATTTTTCCGAGCGGCATCCTGGTCGACCAAACGGGCATGGTCCCCCTCGAGCGCAACGCGTCCACCATGTTTCCAGAGACCGGATCCATGCTGCCCGTGTTCGTGGGCATTCCGAAAGTCGGTCTCGGCTCCAACGTGAGCGCGGGCGACGGCCTGGTGCGCTCCGTGCGTTACATCGAGACCGGCGAAGGCACCATGCGCCCCCAACCGGAGATCCTCTTCGGGGGCGAGCCCATGGATCGATTCGAGGTGCTCTTCGTCGGTCACCTGCAGCGAATTGGAAACCGACTTCGCTTCGACCCGGCGATGTTTCCGACCATCCTTCGGATCCGCGCCGCCGCGGAGCTCGACCGCGCCCTCACGCGATTCATCGCGTCCCTCGAACGCCGGCGCGACGAGCTGCGAAACGATCGGGGCAACCACCCGCTCGACCGCGACTCCTTGGGCACCCCCGAAGCGCGCGAGCCCATGGAGCTCGGCCTCTTGCTCCGAGAACACCTCCCCTTGCTCACCGACTGCGCGCGCGAGGACGCGCATCCACGGGAGCTGTACGAGCTCCTGAACGCCTTCTACGGCGCCCTGCGCATCTTCGGAGCCAAAGAAGAGCGCCCGCGCTATTCGCACACGAAGCTCTCCGAGATCTTCCCCTGGTTCTTTCGACGCATTCAAACCATCGTCGAGGAAGCTGCACGCGACGAGACCACGCGCCTCGAGTTCGTCCGCGTGGATCCGGTCACCTTCGACCTGTCCTTCCAATCCGACGATCTCGTCGGCAAACGCCCCTTCCTGGTGGCCGATCGCGCACCGGAGCATTACCTGCGCGGGGAGGTGCCGCGCCTGCTCAAAATGGCCGGACCGACCGAGATCGGGCGCCTCAAAGCCTCCGCGGTGCGCGGCGTGGCCATCGTGGAGGAGTTCGAGCCCCCCGGCGTGCTCGCGACCCGGCGCGACGTCGTGGTCTACCGCATTCACGTTCGCGATCCCCTCTGGCTCGATATCGAGGACCGCAAGCGGGTGCTCCTCTTTCTCCCGGGCGCACCCCCCGGGGTCCGCTTCTTTCTCTATGGCGTGAAGCGCGCGTTCTGA
- the tssC gene encoding type VI secretion system contractile sheath large subunit, which translates to MSAEPSRAEPSRAEPSRAAIERMIADLDARIGRVVDSILHHPDFQRLEAAWRGLWHVVSRVSFDQNIEVHLWSCSKEELQDDLADAAEVTTSRYFRAVYTSEFGQFGGKPYTAVFANFAIDASPSDMTLMRRMAAVSAMAHAPLLLGASPALFLLERFSALTSAANVPAIFEDSTHHVKWNALRESDDARYVGILLPRILLRLRYGEEHEGAESFVYEERTHGAEDYLWGSPIYAFAVRLAKSFARHRTALAMLGSEGDEPPVRDIHPTMGGEHEKPAVEVVLSRRMEGTLAELGFIPLMCDPHRAQLFFTTASSIQLPRTFARDERAADGTDPTVNFFLGTHLPYLFFAARFAHYIKVIERERLGGNRTREEIESDLNEWISRYVAAMDNVSPATRRQRPLRYARIKTSDVAGSPGWYRMEVLIQPHLRHMEHEFQISVTGRIDTR; encoded by the coding sequence GTGAGCGCAGAGCCGTCGCGCGCCGAGCCCTCGCGCGCCGAGCCCTCGCGGGCCGCCATCGAGCGGATGATCGCCGATCTCGACGCGCGCATCGGTCGCGTGGTCGATTCGATCCTGCACCATCCGGACTTTCAGCGGCTCGAAGCGGCCTGGCGCGGCCTCTGGCACGTCGTCAGCCGTGTTTCGTTCGATCAGAATATCGAAGTCCATCTCTGGAGCTGCTCGAAAGAGGAGCTCCAGGACGATCTGGCCGACGCCGCCGAGGTGACGACCTCGCGCTATTTCCGCGCCGTGTACACCTCGGAGTTCGGACAATTCGGCGGCAAGCCGTACACGGCCGTCTTTGCCAACTTCGCCATCGACGCATCGCCTTCGGACATGACCTTGATGCGCCGCATGGCCGCCGTCAGCGCCATGGCCCACGCGCCGCTGCTCCTCGGCGCATCCCCTGCGCTCTTTTTGCTCGAGCGCTTCTCCGCGCTCACCTCGGCCGCCAACGTCCCCGCGATCTTCGAAGACTCGACCCATCACGTGAAGTGGAACGCGCTGCGCGAGAGCGACGACGCCCGCTATGTCGGTATTCTACTGCCGCGCATCCTCCTTCGTTTGCGCTACGGCGAAGAGCACGAGGGCGCCGAGAGCTTCGTCTACGAGGAGCGAACCCACGGCGCCGAGGACTACCTCTGGGGGAGCCCCATCTACGCATTCGCGGTGCGCCTGGCCAAGAGCTTCGCGCGCCATCGAACGGCCTTGGCCATGCTGGGCTCCGAGGGCGACGAGCCCCCCGTGCGCGATATCCATCCCACCATGGGCGGCGAGCACGAGAAGCCCGCCGTCGAGGTGGTGCTCTCCCGGCGCATGGAGGGCACCTTGGCGGAGCTCGGGTTCATTCCGCTCATGTGCGATCCGCACCGCGCCCAACTCTTCTTCACCACCGCCTCGAGCATCCAGCTTCCAAGGACCTTCGCGCGGGACGAGCGCGCGGCCGACGGCACGGATCCCACCGTGAATTTCTTCCTCGGCACCCACCTGCCGTATCTCTTCTTCGCGGCGCGGTTCGCGCATTACATCAAGGTCATCGAGCGCGAGCGCCTCGGCGGAAATCGAACCCGCGAGGAGATCGAGTCCGATCTCAACGAGTGGATCTCCCGCTATGTGGCGGCCATGGATAACGTGAGCCCCGCCACCCGCCGCCAACGGCCGCTCCGCTACGCGCGCATCAAGACCAGCGACGTGGCCGGCTCGCCCGGCTGGTACCGCATGGAGGTGCTCATCCAGCCGCACCTCCGGCACATGGAGCACGAGTTTCAAATCTCCGTTACGGGGAGGATCGATACGCGATGA